CACCAACGCGCTCCAGAATATCCACCACTTCAAGCTGCATCCGGTCACGCAGTTTTTTATCCAGCGCGCCCATCGGCTCGTCGAGCAGTAATAGTTTCGGACGTTTGGCGAGGCTTCGGGCCAGCGCCACACGCTGTCGCTGACCGCCGGAAAGCTGGTGCGGTTTGCGTTTGGCGAACTCCTGCATATGTACCAGGCCGAGCATCTCGTTGACCCGGCTGGCAATTTCTGCTTTCGGCAGTTTGTCCTGTTTCAGGCCAAAGGCGATGTTCTGCTCCACGGTCATATGCGGAAACAGCGCGTAAGATTGAAACATCATATTGATAGGGCGCAGGTAAGGCGGCACCTGTGACAAATCGACGCCATCAAGCATAATCTGCCCGACAGAAGGTTGTTCGAAACCTGCCAGCATACGCAGCAGCGTGGACTTGCCACAGCCGGATGCGCCCAGCAGCGCGAAGATTTCGCCTTTATAGATGGTCAGGCTGACATCATCGACCGCATGCTGACCATCGTAAGATTTAGTCAGATTACGGATTTCTAATAGCGGCGTCAGCGCCTTACGGGTTTTCGCCTGGGGGCGAGGGATAGCGTCATTCACGGCTGCTCTCCGGCATTGAATGTGTGCAAGCGCACCATGATGGTGCGAATTGCCGGCGGGTGTGGTGCGCCCGTCCGGCATCTACGGCTGCGGATTATTTTCCGCTCTTCACTTTGGTCCAGGCGCGGGTGCGCACACGGTCGATTTTCGGATCCTGTACTTTCAGAGTGAACAGTTTGGCGCGGACATCCGCAGGCGGGTAAATACCCGGATTATCACGCACTTCTGCACTCACCAGCGGCGTGGCTTCTTTATTAGCATTAGCATAGAACACATGGTCAGAGATATGTGCTACCACATCCGGGCGCAGCAGATAATTCAGGAACTGATAGGCTTCGTCTTTATTTTTGGCATCCGCAGGCATGGCGAAGACATCAAAGAATGCCATCGCCCCTTCTTTCGGAATCGAGAACGAGACATTCACGCCATTCTTCGCTTCTTTCGCGCGGTTTGACGCCTGCCAGACATCGCCCGCCCAGCCGATAGCGACGCAAATATCGCCGTTTGCCAGGTCGTTAATGTATTGAGATGAATGGAAATAACGAATGTTCGGGCGCAGCTTTAACAGCAGATCGGTTGCCGGCCCGGTGTAATC
The nucleotide sequence above comes from Escherichia coli. Encoded proteins:
- the potG gene encoding putrescine ABC transporter ATP-binding subunit PotG, with the translated sequence MNDAIPRPQAKTRKALTPLLEIRNLTKSYDGQHAVDDVSLTIYKGEIFALLGASGCGKSTLLRMLAGFEQPSVGQIMLDGVDLSQVPPYLRPINMMFQSYALFPHMTVEQNIAFGLKQDKLPKAEIASRVNEMLGLVHMQEFAKRKPHQLSGGQRQRVALARSLAKRPKLLLLDEPMGALDKKLRDRMQLEVVDILERVGVTCVMVTHDQEEAMTMAGRIAIMNRGKFVQIGEPEEIYEHPTTRYSAEFIGSVNVFEGVLKERQEDGLVLYSPGLVHPLKVDADASVVDNVPVHVALRPEKIMLCEEPPANGCNFAVGEVMHIAYLGDLSVYHVRLKSGQMISAQLQNAHRYRKGLPTWGDEVRLCWEVDSCVVLTV